GAACCAAGCTCAGCAGCATTCACATTTTTTCCTATGTGTATAAAGCTAATCATTCCCTGCCCCTGAAATCAACAGAGGAAAAGAAGAATCACTCGCCTGCTAACAAAATCCAATGATTTTCCATATAAGATAAACAAtacaacacataaaaaaaatactcCTGAGCTAAATACTACATAACTAGTAACGCACAGCCAgtaattgaaaacataaaattCCAAATAAAAAATGACAAGATGGGAAAAGAATCTAAATAAATACACAAATAAAAGCACATACTTTAACCTCTGTCGACCAGTGATCGACGGCCGTAAGCGCACAAGGAATCACTAAAGCACACAACTTGCCCAAATGTGGATAATCTATCTAAAAAAACGATAACCCAGATTAAATAAAAGCCACCAAAACAAACACTAGTgctcaaaaatttataaaatctaCCACAACTTCAAACCTTCGTCACAAACCATCTAAACTGAGAAGCAGCAACAATGGCCAAACCAACGGGGGCTCTAGCCGAAGCCGCCGATAACTCATTTACTTCATCTGATTTATCAACGGAGCTCTCCTGAATAGCGTCCTTCAACGACGGGAGCACCTGAGGCATCAATTCCACAACCAATCTGTTCTCCTCGGTCATCATTCCATAATTCAAACCCAGTTCCGCGATTCTCCTCGCATTCGTTTCGCTGAAAATGACGCAATGGGCTTTCGAGAGCTCGCAAAAGGCCGAGTCTGCCAAAGCCGAAACGGACAGAGGAATCCATGAGAGGAGCTCATGGGTTGAGGACTGAGCCGAAGATAGTAAAGCACAAGCGAGAGTGAAGTCCTTTATTGAGTTCCGAATTTGGGTGTCGCTGAAATTGGGGTTTGGTCGTGAAGGTTTTCCAGGAAGAAGTTGATCGATTGTGTCTTTGACGGAGATGTTTCCGGTCTCCGGTGGATTATATGGGGTTTCCGATAGTGTTTTCCTGATCGGCTCCGATAACCTGACAAGAAAACGTaaggaaaaaatgaaaacaagaaaaattgaagaaatttCTGAAAATTAGAGTTTTGGAAAGAGGGACATTACTGAATGAGAAGGTCATGAAGATTAGAGAACGAGGCCGACATTTTCCAACAAAATTTTTAACTCGGAAGGAATCGGATTTACGGATTTAGGGAGGCTCAAGCTATTCACCGTGCTAAATAACGGTACGGTACCCGTACATACATTCTTTTTTTGAAAGATAAATTCCATCCCTTGGAGGCAGGGCATTTTTGGCATGATTTTTTTGGAGACTTGTTTTTTTGTCTAGAAATATATTCTATTTCTATTCAGATTGCAATGGAAACAGGGTACCAAATGGAGAGATTTCCTTCGACGACCAGCAAAATTTGTTGTCTAGCTAAAACACATACTTAACTAATAAATGGGTGGTCATGTTAAATTTACGATCAATATGAGATAGATATACTTTTGGAAAATTAGACAACAAAATTTTTATATTGGAACAAattattcctagttcattttgATAGGCTACATTATTGTTCAACACCACTACAAGAGATAGAAAGTTAGAAGAAAATACATCAAATTGAAGTCCTAATTTTTTAGCCGAGACAATTGCCACTAATAGCATCATTGCTTAGCTTGAAAAGCTGATAAAACCCTTGCATGACAAACCAAAAGAGTTTAAGATATAACATCTAAATAGAAAAAGAGGAAGGAATTAAGTAAGGTCATCATCAAAGCACAACAATCCTAACACAAGAGAATTCTCTTGGTTAGGGTTCTTAGATACCCTTAAAGAGATATGCATAAATTATCTAAGTATTGAGTAAAAGTTTAAAACGAAAATAACTGGACTCCAATTTACCTTTTAGAGGTTCTGATAAAGCCCTCAATACTTGTTTTTCGGAGGAAAGAATAATTGTTCTGAATCCTACCATTTCTGTCTGGGCGGATATTGCAACATCAACCATTAAAGTaattagggggggggggggtttcctGGTTCCTCTCTTCTTTGATATTGAGCTCGAACAATTGGTAAAGATTGCTTAGTCTTTCTTAGTGTACGTTTTTATTGATTCCTAGTAATGAGTTACCCAATAAAACACTTGGTAAGCATGTCTTGCTGGTTGTCCATGAGTTCTCTTATTCCTTTCAAACCATACAATCCATCTACAATTAACATGTTTTGAAAGGAttcattttttaatattttagaaGCATAAAGGAGAATGTATTTGAAAGAAATACCTTCTTCTCTAAGTGACATGAAAGGAAAACCCCACTAATCTCATCTTTCCTTAGAAAGGGAACACTGAAAAATCGCATGTGCATTAGAATCCTCTCCAAACCCACATAAAGGACAATTACTATTCGATGCAATATTGTGACGGTTTAACCCTTTGAAGGTAGGCAGATTTTCATGAAACCCTCTCTATGCAAAATGTAGAATCTTTATGGGGTATTTTGATTCCCCAAAAGGACTTCCACCATATTGATAAAACTATGCTAGATGAAGAAGGTATTGAAATATCAATAGACATAACAACCTTGTATCCATTTTTGACTGAGTAGTTCCCATCGTTTGTAAAATGCCAAAGCCACGAGTCTAGATGATCAAACAAAGTTAATgatgttgggaatttatggctttacactttttaaataaaaaaaattaataataggaatgattcaatattacaaactctagatgctaatcaagaaccttattcaaagtatgaatacaaatcttgataatcaaataactatattcaaagtatgaatgcaaatcttaaaaattaaagattaagtgattaaatgattatatcatgaatttataaatatttaatcatcaatactaacaatataAACACAATTACAAAGTTAGGATTTAGAAAAATATAACCTTTGAATTGAGCAATTGAATCTTTAAACTTGGGGAACATATAAAGActtatacacgaggagtatcACTGCCCAAAATCTCCATTCCAAGTCTTCCCATTGTTACTTGAAGATTCGCCAAGATAGAaagagatttgggattgaacaagcctttgaaactcatacaagtcaatcaattcttgatgagtttcttggagaaaacttatgatctttgagagctagagagagaaagaggttagAGTGAGATTTGTCAAGTGTGATCAATACTTTCAATTTTAATAACatttatttatagtgtaggcaccatcattaagtctaaccaataggattagagcttttgaaaacatcattttggaGCTAAAACACATAACTGTACGGACATGTCAAGCAATGCATCGCATGTAGGGTTTTGTCTCGTACTTCGCTTTAGGCGATGCAACACCATATAAGTAGATctaacttctcaaaagtgacctttAACACCTTCAAATGCTCCCAAAATTTATGGGCatacttagatacctcattgtatcactttagacccataaaagttaattatagatgcctacaacaaaatctcatattttgacttcaacttaagtgaaaaccaTTAAGTATTTTGTGCcacattgtgtaaacaacttaacaattatatttaaccaatctcaacaaatGGTATGGTTAAGATGTGTTGAGCGTTAGGGACATTAAACAACAGTTCAATAATGCCATGTTCCCTAAAGTAGGTACATCTATGAGATTAGAAACTTTAAGGGGATTAGATATTCCACATATACTAGGGAGGAAAGAGGGAGGTCTTGGTATTTATGGATCACTAAATGCCATTGTATcatttgttgggaaaacttatacatgatctttatttattttcatgtagatctaatattaaacaaattaatatgagacaacctagaacatgtttctaaaattgaattcaaagagaaataatgataagaatacttacattatacgcaacagaatgaatgagtcattcctttagtttttcTAATCCTTGTATCTTTTTtgtcgcaaagtattaccaagaaactgaaccgattttcaattttcttcacagccttccaaagtatccttggaatcgcctagactagagtgggcaattctcaacacatgagatagatacagagaaaagatgagaaaagaacaataaggcttagaaaatgacttatgtttagagagaatctaaaacctatcagaaaaccagtgtctgtcaTCTGAAATCTGACATGTGATTTAAACTCTCTCTtcacattccttttatagactcatttaggtcatttatttaattaaaaaattaataaaataatagccaattaacagccctaggttgaaattatcatgaaCTTTAGGCCCGTGACATTTCCTATttcattataagcccattggacttaaaatcaaggcctatattattttctattgatttaattatttaaatcctttatcaaattaattttttataatttgaaccttgatttaaacttatttattaatttagatatcaatttatcttaattactaaatctgtcataatttctcttttcttctctaaattgtataactttgtgaaactatctaaaattgacctggtcaactttgataattctaattgataattaaatcaattaattgagactatctagatgattttatccaatgtacagtGGGGATTATgggtctatgaaatcaagctccaataagttatcataaatctaacaataTAAATTTACTAAcgtattaattcctcgtgactccactaaagactcaaaattgcactcttgaattcatagaatgctctataagcaatatagatacattattaattatccattgctaCAACCATAATTGCCACTCAATTCTCTATAGACGCCCTACAATGAAATGGGACTAGAAtattattttacccctcattgtattttatccttaaaacacttagttccttgtaaatgatatttcagtcaactattattaattactgaaatgagatctctatcatttagcaccttgaaccaaactaaaagaaaaccatcgtttcacttcttcatcagaagctatagatgttcatatctacaattaacactcccactcaattatacaatcgagttcccaagatgtaagtatgggctagtccgtagggtaagctagtaacgaacaagtcaaagaactcaaacaatacaatcagttagaatactaaccattcataattgagattgaattgacatatggtcaactatatgatatgactagaatagataataacgatatgtttacttatcctatcaactattaatatcggtccagtctgatgtaacaaatacatatgatcttatctactttgctaatgttcttgaaagaacataacactacaatgtgtaagtagatcatatcatagattagcaagtcagtgtaaaccatgtgcactgactaatcttaggactaacttagtttgaacatataatcatatttatattccactgtgattacgtcactataaatacgattggctatatgctcgggatttaatagaagtttatattaaataaataatcatgaaaataaaacatgtgagcaaagtgattgaccaagtcaaaaaaataatttatattattttattgataataaatgagattacaaagaaattgagttttaattagggcataaaaccctatcAAACTCCCACttacactaattgaaactaatgccttaattctactaatctcatttccttgatatgcttatcaaatgtagcttctggtagtgtctttgtaaacggatctgcaagattgtcttcagatgcaatcttcataaccttcacatctcccctgaccatatattctcgaataatgtgatacttcctttctatatgcttactcatcttgtgactacgaggttctttcgagttggctatcgctcctgtattgtcacaaaactaCACAAATGGTTTATCCacttctggaataacaccaagattcgaatagaacttctttagccaaactatttccttagctgcttctgacgtggctatgtactcaacctccatggtggaatatgagattgcagactgttttacgcttctccatatcacagctctacccccaagagtaaacaccatttccagaagtagacttcctgtcatcgacatcggtctaaaaatctgaatcggtgtagcctacatggttcaaaacaccacccttatagactaacatataatccctagtctgccttaaatacttcaagatatgcttaactgctatccaatgttctggtcctgggtttgacagatacctgctcactactcccactgcatagcagatatctggtctggtacacaacatgacatacattagacttccaactgcagatgcgtaaggaacttttctcattgcatcttccttttcaagagtctggggagactgcttctttgaaagatgaattccatggcacgacggtaaacgtcctttcaTGGAATTTATCATTGAgaatcgttcaagcactttactaatgtaagctgcttgagatagagctaagagtctgttatttctatccctaatgatttggatacctagaacataacttgcttcacccaaatccttcatctggaattgagtgctcagccaattcttcacatctgacaatttcttaacattgtttccaatgagtaagatatcatctacataaagaaccaggaataccaccatttgatttgcctttagttggtaaacacaaggctcatcaatattttgttcaaagccataggttttgattatttcatcaaacctaaggttctaggaatgagaagcttgcttaagtccataaatagacctattcaacttgcaaacttttctttcttgtccagctactttaaatccttctggttgatccatataaatgacttcgtcaagcttcccattaagaaaacatgtcttgacgtccattttccagatctcatagtcaagagtggctgctatggataggaggatgcaaatggacttgagcatggctactggactaaaagtttcgtcatagtccacaccttctctttgggtataaccctttgccactatcgagttttataagtctcgatatttccatcaacaccttgtttcttcttgtagatccacttgcacccaatggccctaaagtcactaggtgcttccacaagatcccagacagaagaGTACATGAACtcaatttcctgtttcatggcttcgagccatagttcattttcagggctagccattgcctttttgaaagacaacagatcatcttcaccagtgtcaccaacaaccatattagtttcaccatccaaaccataatgaactgggttcctagaaaccctcccactatgatgaggctccgtgactgtttgctcaggaacagtggtactttcttcatttaaattgacttgcgttggttggacatgaagaatgggaatttcatcatcaactcgcgttgatgatgatggaacattggttggagtcaattctttaaccatctcctttaaaactactttgctgcgtggtttgaagttttggacataatcattttccagaaaagtagcattcatagaagtaaacactttcttttctgaatgactatagaaagtccacctcgagtacctttaggatagccaacaaacatgaaaacttcagttcgcggttctagctttccttcctttttcctcaggacgtgggcgggacacccccatatTCTATAATGGCGGGAACTAGGTttacgaccattccagcgttctaaaggtgttttgaggattgatttagacgacacgacattgagaatgtcattcacgggttcaattgcatgtccccgtaacaaagttggtagagttgagtaacttaGTATGCCtcgaaccatttccaataaagttctgttccggagTTCCGCTTCAccgttttgttgcggagtacctgtggcagtaagttgtgataaaatcccaagttcagttaaatgatcttggaattgcatatccaaatattctccacccctatcagatcgcaagatctttaacattttatctaattggttctaagcaatcgctaggaattcctgaaactttgaaaatatttcttatttcctatgcattaggtaaagacatgagtatcaagagtaatcttcaatgaaagtgacgaaatactcaaaaccaccattggcttgtacattcaaaggtccacaaacatctgaatgcacaagtccaagtggttctttggccctatcaccctttgcagagaatggacacttggtcagtttgccttctagacaagattcacagacaggtaattcacctaaggtgagttccctcaaaggcccatcctttgtaagtacttgaatcctatcatagccaatgtgacctagtctcaagtgccataaatacgtcatattatcgttatcggtctgttgacgtttattggtcctaggtttagctactttgaataaatcattgttaagagcgaggggttcattaggttgtagaatataaagcccgttttccaaacatgcaatacacaattgtgatccattaaaggaaatagatatattagaacttgtgaaagtcataataaattattctaattgcaacatggaaactgaacttaaatttctactaaaatctggaataaaaaatacatcttttaaaattaagtattttctgaacttcagacaagctcttcctctagcttgaaccgcaacgaatgctccgttcccaactctaagcgttaagccaccttcgtccacttcctcccacgatttaagaagttgtaaagagttgcaaacatggttggtagatccaaaatcaataatccaaacgaatttatcattctctaaaatacatgtttctaagataaatgaactataatcattacctttgtttttcgttgctagaaacttggggaaaacttgtttccaatgccccttctctttgcagtgaaagcacttatctttacctttatTGTTTTTTTGTTTATCCCCTTAGGCGTTTGTGAACTCGTCTTTtcagcctttgcaggcttaggGTTATTGTtttgtccacatttcctcttatttccagcttttgaagacgaagcttggttagctttagccttagctggatcaacaacAGTAGGATTAGTTGTCTtgttttctcctcctttacttggtccacccatgatagactcaaaattctgaagctcattcatgagctgcgtcagaccatagttgagttgatcacgaatgtgcggacacggtgccattcgagcattcatggtgtcatcacgtatgtgcgaagacggtgctatccaagcatttatggtgccatcacgagcattgacagcGCCATCATGAACGTGTAGACacaatgctcgttctggggattccttaatcatgacgaactcggagttgtcaccaatcaactctatgttgatattctacttccacttaaggaagttttctccagtgagtttctccatcgaaagttgagaaaggatgggagtatacACAGTCATACTTAAAACTAtcgattatcaataaaatagaaatcaatcacatttactcaataaaacttctattcactctaatttcaagaaatagcacaacatatatcaaaatatgtaagatatgagaaaaaataccgaaaacaatcatatcttgatttctttaggtttttaacaaatctatgatatccttgtcccagttggtGAGAGttaaaaataccactagttaaataaagttgtacacttatttaataatggacaccattattaacaacctactattcgatcaaaataagaaaataaaatctcttattttatgagctagacccacggtttcgataatcatagatttagtcctagtagtcaccgtaggggtgagtctagtagaatttgacctataattatctattttttttatctaaccttgtcaaaataactaatgaacaccttccgtagggggacgaatcaaagcgtctcgaggccctattaagctattgactttgttaaaccaacggtggagatcaaatataattcttaaaataagctcattataaaattaaaaatagtatttttattatttatttttagaaaattaatgactatggttttaccaaaaatttgaaaaaattataatttttaaaacaaaagtcctataatttcctaataattctaaagtgtcacattgaaacaaattcaattgatttagaattaatttgttgctaatcaattaagtccaactcaagtaaacgagccttaacaattgggcttgtatggaggaggactAGGTCCACTATGTCGTtctcactacaaaggcccccatacttccatataaggtccaaaagactggaatttaaacattcattttattaattgttattaattgattagacccactatagtcatgcaaagcaaatgaacATTCACAAGttgaaccacccacaagagaggaattgaaactttacattttctaatgggcccaaataaaacttatcattttatgaatattttatttggcaaaaaccatatatctaacaaatatatgggCCATTATATGTATCTAAGCCCAATTGGAAAAATGCCACATATAATGCAAattgacatgttataattggatgggcctaatcatgttactatatgagcaagtctatgaatttatgcaaaaataccacaatttatttcatttgcaaaaataccacaattaatttctagaatttatcaaaaaattaaaattaattaaatttttacaagtcaatttaaatgaaatttataaaaaattaacaatagttaatttaaatttcatttatcaacaatcaacttggttttagattaatttgaaaaaaatatattaatttaattcaaataggatttatcaacaattaaccaaagttaatttaaatcccatttattaaaaaatattttattaattggttgaaaaaaatgatatttttcaaaatttaacaaattttaaaatttaaaatcaatatcttaactatttttaaaaaaatatcttgtgttgttacaattataaactaatattttaaccatttaaaaaaaatatattaatagttataacaactctaaaatatcttaaaacagttaaacaaattaaaatatccatgaaaatatctaactaataaatttcaaattttaaataatttaaatattaaaaactatagaataaacatatatttgtattttcaaataaagatttaataaaaatatcaagtatttaaaagacaatatcttaaatatcttatatcttaattataatattttaatatattaaaagtgttgacccacgatttggccaactgacacggagtcaaaatatgaatgatatggaaaaatatgaagaaaataatataatgacgaaagtaaagaaaacacagcaatttatagtggttcggccccaggatctggtaatgacctacgtccacttagaattatattgatatgaaatcagaagtgtgatcagagaacttgggttcaatgagtttcagcacttcacttaaagcaatacaagtgtttttgggagaaattctatctctctctctcgttttttcgtttttaaaaaaaagtcccctccccttgagctatatcttgctatttataggctcatagaggattacagaatattgttgcagatattatcccctgaatagtgggatattcaaaagattgcatgagataaattcgggattcacaaagatcttcccacaaATGTTGTTCTgctagcggaaccaccgaccagactggtcgtcgCGGCAAAGATAGGCCTCTCCTGCTTCAGGTGTGTCCCCTGGTCGATATTCTAGCAGATgcttccaagtgtcagccacgtatcaagaaattattcgccacgtcaccaatgctaatttacatgataacatttgccccccaaagtttatttactacgaacagtgaataaactttgaacgtatgactcttcggtaacccctcctgacgtgtcaggacCCTTCGTGCgctcttgaaaaaagcaaactactcctgtctaatcatggcttttcagttccccagaaacacttttgacggccatcacgtttccccatacttcgaaaagggaaaattaatgatcacgccttttgaatatcagagacaaacttatataagatcacCAGAGCCATTTCTTTCCTTTTCACGCACGCCACTACTCTgccgaaaaccctaaaaaccagagctttaccttCTCCGGCGAACGTTTTCTTGTGCTTTCAAGACTCAAACGGTGGGCTTCTTGACTCCCGAAGCTCTTacttccaccttcacgaccattttcactggtaagtttctcgaaacctcatgcttctaatttctcgtggtgcatgctttttaaTAGTGTACTGTTTGAGTCTCTTGGCTTCTGGTTTTTTAAGCTCTCATAGATAGAATATTTTTGTAGGCAGGGTAGGCTTATGAGTTGGTTTAAAACCCAAGATCAGTGCTTTTtgggacgtaaaatcgaagtagcaatttgatttttaagccagttgaaaataatttttcttgccctaaggggagtcgaaaaagcttttcaggaaaacccttcactttcaccctttgatccgcttttttaaactgtttgcacagaaagacttagtttcttgctagaatgctgttgtataaaggcttagcttttatactcgaccagcgttattctaaaagccTTCTAGACTCTTCtgacctcacctccccattcttctgtttgcagattttaatgccagatttgtggggaggtgagagacccatcgacgacgaccttctcgcccagctgctcgagggagaagaacaaccaaccgatcgcattcaccagatacctttctcacgagcctcttccaaaccacatccttctcctccaatggcccgttcaaagtctcatggcaagaaaaggcccgaatctgagagtaaccctacttctcctgcccagcctggctcgcaggcgggggctccctcgaccagtggtcgagagaattttgttcctgaccctaatatccaaacgaggGCTCTCCTCGTCAtaggaatccgcctgatgtcgagtggtacactcccccggccagttcgatgacccctcggatggtcgccaattgcttcagaaaattcccccttacgggggtaaccattacacgtcctactgcggaccagagggctaaccatCCAGGAGGAGCGCACAgtgcctggtcccggtatcacattgaagcgggggcttatctccctcttcatcctttctttgtaggggtggccaattatttcggcgttgcccccttccaaataacccccaacggatatagaatgttggctgcactctatgt
This genomic interval from Humulus lupulus chromosome 8, drHumLupu1.1, whole genome shotgun sequence contains the following:
- the LOC133798323 gene encoding uncharacterized protein At2g39910 produces the protein MSASFSNLHDLLIQLSEPIRKTLSETPYNPPETGNISVKDTIDQLLPGKPSRPNPNFSDTQIRNSIKDFTLACALLSSAQSSTHELLSWIPLSVSALADSAFCELSKAHCVIFSETNARRIAELGLNYGMMTEENRLVVELMPQVLPSLKDAIQESSVDKSDEVNELSAASARAPVGLAIVAASQFRWFVTKIDYPHLGKLCALVIPCALTAVDHWSTEVKGQGMISFIHIGKNVNAAELGSYSDVILDACCQNIASDDEIWHLVVEMSVVLVTCIQRSNPRSPWFEMILNEMLSHLDRQPRNMDRRVAWLQHIEPLFNCVGLLLLAHFRRIFPLFFQWMCADDDETVILVLKQVYTVIRLTWIRNTPYVDRLVDELAALHKGAPSKKSHEDIKRSVSEILTLLQQCKGLQFEAACDKYRDDPSLADVVPSLS